The following coding sequences are from one Delphinus delphis chromosome 19, mDelDel1.2, whole genome shotgun sequence window:
- the KIF2B gene encoding LOW QUALITY PROTEIN: kinesin-like protein KIF2B (The sequence of the model RefSeq protein was modified relative to this genomic sequence to represent the inferred CDS: inserted 5 bases in 3 codons; substituted 2 bases at 2 genomic stop codons): protein MVGQLCLPVSPRLSSVKPLKPHFRNIQVSICVAIQCSDGQIHLAVVTEVKTQNAWVTVEWVEKGVKKGKKIDLDTIFLLNPALASAEHPTPARALPSLSLAPSSAIGNQQTATRWIATIPQKNETPSGDSPDMRVPSSLCLMKQKSPCLREIEKLQRQREKCRLLQLESRAQRALAVNTGNPNYEIQSMIQECRRRLDCSQLSGPEPLEDHRISVCVRRWPLNQRETTMKDLDIIIIPSDKVVMVHESKQKVDLTRYLENQSFCFDHAFDDIASNELVYQFTAQPLVESIFRKGMATXFAYGQTSSGKTHTTGGDFSGGDQDCSKGIYAMMAXDVFLLLKTSAYEKLDLKVYGTFFEIYGGKVYDLLNWKKTQVLGDGSQQIQVVGLQEQEVCCVEDMLNLVELGNSCRTSGQTSVNAHSSRSHAVFQIILKSRGKLHGKFSLVDLAGNERRVDXANANRKRQLEGAEINKSLLALKECIRALGQNKSHTPFRASKLTQVLRDSFIGQNSSTCMIATISPGMAPCKNTLNTLRYANRVKEITLDLRPRHCCLYPTECEVPRMLENHMRNSEMSLQGXKFIKMPCTQSEEEEETKEIKALSSPLMEDTAISWKXPGNNTQEIADGVNCDVDFCIAQLLSILEQKIGFLTEIQKKLKLLRADLQKESKHSEASGERSDLK, encoded by the exons ATGGTCGGCCAGTTATGCCTCCCTGTCTCCCCGCGCCTCTCTTCCGTGAAGCCCTTGAAGCCGCACTTCAGAAACATCCAAGTGAGCATCTGTGTGGCTATACAGTGCAGCGATGGGCAGATCCACCTCGCGGTGGTCACAGAGGTCAAAACACAAAACGCTTGGGTCACGGTAGAATGGGTCGAAAAAGGAgtcaaaaaaggcaaaaagattgATCTAGATACAATATTCCTGCTGAATCCAGCGCTGGCATCTGCTGAGCACCCCACGCCAGCCAGGGCGTTGCCCTCCTTGTCTCTAGCGCCCTCTTCGGCCATCGGGAACCAGCAGACGGCCACGCGGTGGATTGCGACGATCCCCCAGAAAAACGAAACGCCCTCAGGGGACAGTCCGGATATGAGAGTTCCCAGCAGTCTTTGCCTGATGAAGCAGAAGTCTCCTTGCCTACGGGAAATTGAGAAACTGCAAAGGCAGCGAGAGAAGTGCAGACTGCTGCAGCTGGAGAGCCGAGCTCAGCGCGCCCTGGCTGTCAACACGGGAAACCCCAACTACGAGATTCAGAGCATGATCCAGGAATGCCGCAGGCGCCTGGACTGCAGCCAGTTGTCGGGCCCGGAGCCACTGGAGGACCACCGCATCAGCGTCTGCGTGAGGAGGTGGCCTCTCAACCAGCGGGAGACCACCATGAAGGACCTGGATATCATCATCATCCCCTCGGACAAAGTGGTCATGGTGCACGAGTCCAAACAAAAGGTGGACCTTACTCGCTACCTGGAGAACCAGTCCTTCTGCTTCGACCATGCCTTCGATGACATCGCCTCCAACGAGTTGGTGTACCAGTTCACTGCCCAGCCACTTGTTGAGTCCATCTTCCGCAAGGGCATGGCTACCTGATTTGCCTATGGGCAGACGAGCAGTGGGAAAACGCACACCACGGGTGGAGACTTTTCAGGAGGGGACCAAGATTGTTCTAAAGGCATTTATGCCATGATGGCATAGGATGTCTTCCTCCTGCTCAAAACTTCTGCTTATGAGAAGCTGGACCTCAAAGTCTATGGCACATTTTTTGAGATTTATGGGGGAAAGGTGTATGACTTGTTGAACTGGAAGAAGACGCAAGTCCTTGGGGATGGCAGTCAGCAAATCCAGGTGGTCGGGCTGCAGGAACAAGAGGTGTGCTGTGTGGAGGACATGCTGAACCTTGTGGAACTTGGGAACAGCTGCCGGACTTCAGGACAGACATCAGTCAATGCCCACTCTTCCAGGAGCCACGCAGTGTTCCAGATCATTTTAAAGTCTCGAGGGAAACTGCATGGTAAGTTTTCCCTTGTTGACTTAGCTGGGAATGAAAGGAGAGTGGA TGCCAATGCCAACCGGAAAAGACAGCTGGAAGGAGCAGAGATTAACAAGAGTCTCCTTGCACTCAAAGAATGCATCCGGGCTTTGGGTCAGAACAAGTCTCATACCCCATTCAGAGCCAGCAAGCTCACACAGGTGCTCCGGGACTCCTTTATAGGCCAGAACTCCTCCACTTGCATGATTGCTACTATCTCTCCAGGGATGGCCCCTTGCAAAAACACCCTCAACACTTTAAGATATGCCAATAGAGTAAAAGAAATAACTCTAGATTTAAGGCCTCGCCATTGTTGTCTTTATCCCACTGAATGTGAGGTGCCAAGGATGTTGGAAAATCACATGAGAAATTCCGAAATGTCCCTTCAAg acaaatttattaaaatgcctTGTACGCAgagtgaggaggaggaagagactaaagaaatcaaagcactATCCTCTCCACTAATGGAGGATACAGCAATCTCCTGGAA GCCAGGGAATAACACCCAGGAGATAGCTGATGGGGTAAACTGTGATGTTGATTTTTGCATTGCCCAGTTATTGTCCATTTTGGAGCAGAAAATAGGTTTTCTGACTGAGAttcaaaagaaactgaaattattACGAGCTGACCTTCAAAAGGAGAGCAAGCACAGTGAAGCCAGTGGTGAGAGATCAGACCTGAAATGA